The Poseidonibacter lekithochrous region TCTCAATAATATCTGATCTTTTTCTTCTTTTAATTTCATACGATGAATATATTTTTTCAACTGTTGTATCAAGTTTTAATACTTTAATAGCTTCATTTAGATTTTCTCTTGTTCTAATAGTTTGTAAAGCAGTGTCATAGTTAAAGTTTTGGAATTTATAAGGTACATCTTTTGGCATAGATATTTTTTTGTCATATCTAATTATTTTTGCAACTGATTTATAAGAAACAGTTGTAAACTTATTTGCAAAAAATGTAGCAACTAAGATTCCAATAATTGCAGCAATAAGAATTGATGGTGCTTTATATAATAATTCTTTTAAGAAATATAAAGGATTAACAATAAAAAGATCATCAGTTTTAAAAGCTTTATTTTTCATCTCTTATCTCTTTTTCCATAACTTTTCTAATATCTGTAATTGAATTAATATTTTCATCTATACTTGTACTTGAAAACATAAGCGAATGTGAGTCTTTATGATCTGGGTGAAAACCATGCATTCCAGGAATAGCTTGTAATCCAAAATAACTTGGGTTAATTAAAATTCCAGGATTAGTTAAAAAGAACAATTCACCAAATCTTCTATCTTCAAAGAAAACTCTCATTTCTTTTAACTCATCATCATCTACAATTTTTCCACTAGTTTGGAATGATAAAAGATCTTCAATTGTCTCTCTAGCTTCATCATTCATAAACCAAAATCTTGCCATTGTTGAATCATACATAGCAACATAATCTTTTCCATAAACTAAGCCTGTATTCTCAATAACTTTGATTAAATCTACACTTCCTTTAGTATCACACATTCCATGGTCACTAAAGATATGTAAAGAAACTTCATCATATTTATCATTTGCATAATCATAAACATTTGAGATTTGATCTTCTAACCATTTGATTTTTTCAACTGTTTTTTCATGTTCAGTTCCATATGTATGCATAACCCCATCAAGTGTTGGTAAGTAAAGATATGAAAACTCAATATCACCTTCATCAATCTTTTCTTTTAAAGCATTGATATTGTAAGTTTCACTTTTTCTCCAATTTGAGCAGTGGTAAGGAATATCATTTTGTACACACCAATCAAAGATAGTATCAGTTTTTAAAATCCCATTTGGAACAAAATAATCATGTTTTTCTAAGTAATCAAAATAAGGAAGATGTGCAAATGGCACAGAATAAATCTCAAAATAACCTGTATAACCATTGATAAATTTCATAGCTCTACTTAAATAGTGTCT contains the following coding sequences:
- a CDS encoding alkaline phosphatase family protein, with translation MKKLSLFVFIDGFGWEVYKKHGFNNKAIDTRKKLKTTFGFSSGADPSILTGRYPDEHTHWSSFYYDPKNSPFKFCKYLSFLPKRIFDRFRPRHYLSRAMKFINGYTGYFEIYSVPFAHLPYFDYLEKHDYFVPNGILKTDTIFDWCVQNDIPYHCSNWRKSETYNINALKEKIDEGDIEFSYLYLPTLDGVMHTYGTEHEKTVEKIKWLEDQISNVYDYANDKYDEVSLHIFSDHGMCDTKGSVDLIKVIENTGLVYGKDYVAMYDSTMARFWFMNDEARETIEDLLSFQTSGKIVDDDELKEMRVFFEDRRFGELFFLTNPGILINPSYFGLQAIPGMHGFHPDHKDSHSLMFSSTSIDENINSITDIRKVMEKEIRDEK